TGCGGAAATTTTTAGTTTCACTGATCGGTTCGATGTTTCTTTTCGTCGGAATCTATGAACTAACGCAAATATTCCAGAATATGAAAGCGTTCCACCAGGGCGCCGATCCTGGAATGCTTATTCAGCATTATCTCTACGGTGTTCCGTACGCCATACTACTCCTGCAGCCGTTCTCGTTCCTGTTTGCCTCCGTATATGTGGTCAGCAGTATGGCCAACACACGCGAATTGATCGCGATTGTCAGTACGGGAACCAGCGTCCGCAGGGTCACATTTTATATTATGATGTTTACTATCGCGTATTATTTTATTACTATTCTCGTGCTGGAAGACCTTTGGATATACCCTAGTTATCAGCAGTCCATTATCATGCGAACCCTGATCGAACGAAAGATGGATATTAAAGCGCTCGACCGGTTGAAAGATAATAATAACTTTTCCATCTACGGATCGAATAATCTTTTATACATAGTCGAGTACTATAACGCGGTTACCAAGGAACTGAAAAATATTACGATCGTACAGTACGGTTTAAATGAAACTGCGGCCCCTGAGGTCTATAATCTTCTGAATAACCCCAATCTGTGGCTCCTAACCAATAAACAGGCAATGGACGAACAGAGGGATTTGTTAACCAAGCACGATGTAAAAATTAACCTTCGAATCGACGCCGAAAGCGCATTATGGAATCCCGCGGATAAGAAATGGGTGTTTGCTAACGGAACTATCCGCTCGAAAAATTCCGATAATAATTTGTTTATTGTCGAGCAGTTTAAACAGAAAGTATTCGATATTGTAACCGATCCACCCGATTTTTTCGAGCGGCTCTGGTATCCGACACAGGCTATGACGAAGTGGGAAAATAAGAAGTATATCGATAACATGAAAAAATCGCATCAGGATGCTAAAAAAGCAGAGGCGGATTACCTGATGAAATTCAGCTATCCGCTGGGTCTCATTCTGGTCGTTCTGACCGGTATCGGGATACTCAATATGTCCTCGCGGAAAATATCGATAGTTATCAATATTATTCTCAGTATGGGCATCTTCATCGTGTATTACGTTTTCTTTGCGGCGGGTTTGGCGCTTACCGGAAAGGGGGTATTAAGCCCGGAGGTCGGCGCATTCGGCGGATCGTTCATATTCATTCTGATCGGGATAGTTCTGTACGCGAGGGTAAAAACATAAGGGCGGTTTCAAAAACTATTGATATTTATAACAATAGTATTTATAATTCTTTATAACACGCCCAATGGTCGCTTCCTTGCCCCGCCTTCCTTATTATAATTGCACTATCGACTGCGGGGTTATTAGAAGTGCCCATAATGCATAGATAAACCGTTTAGGTTAAATCCACATAAGGAGTATTTTATGAAACGTATGGGTTTAGTATTCGTTATGGTCCTTATGGCTTATGGAGTTACGCTTGCAGAAGACCAGGTCTGGCTCGATCGTAATTCGTCGATCGGCGCGAAAGCGGCCTACGAATTCTATAAGACGAAATTCCAGGCGAAGGGTGCTTATGTATATGCATGGAAACTTGCCAGAGCGGCGTATTTCTATGCGGCAAATTTTGCAAGCGGAGATGTACAGAAAAAGAAGTATTTCACCGAGGGTAAGGAGGCCGCCGAAGCCGCTATGGCGCTTGATCCCAACGGATTTGAGGGCTTTTACCAGTACGCAGTATGTCTCGGCTCATGGGCTGAGATGCTCGGGGTGGGCGAACAGCTCGGATCGGTAGATAAAATCATCAAGGCCTGCGAGAAAGCGATAAAAATTAACCCAAGCAGCGCGGACGGGTATATGGTTATGGCACGGGTGTATCATAAGGCTCCCGGCTGGCCGATCAGCTGCGGGGATATTAATAAGGCCGCGGGATTTTACGAAAAAGCGTTGAAAATTGACGCGAAGAATCGCACATTATACCGCTTCTACGCGGAATGTCTTCTCGATCAGGGAAAGAAACAGGAAGCGAAGGCGATTATAGAAAAAGGTCTCGCTCTTACATTTGATCCCACGGATAAAATCACTGAAAATCAGGAAATTGAGAAGTTAAAGGCATTACTCGCAAAAACCAAATAAAAATCCACCAAAACCCGGTCTTCGGACCGGGTTTTTATTTTTCCTCTTTACTTTCAGCTATTTCATTGCCGATATACAAATGAAAAATTGTATTTTGCGTGCTATATTATTTCAAGGGGTGATGAAATGGCTGATAACCAGACCGAACTGAAACAGCAGGATGTTTTCAGTTACATCGACCGGGAGCTGAAAAAAGACCGAAAGTCTTTCGCCGAGCGTATCGTACAAAAAACAAAATCAAACTTTCTCATCGTACTGATGGTTAATCTTATAGCCGTATTTATTGCATCGGTCGGATTTTATACAGTATATACCATTTTCAGCGAGCGGGCCTATAATCTGGTAGGAAGCGAAAAAAGTATCAAAGGCCTGCAGGACGTACTTTTTGCTGAAATGCAGAAGAAAGCCAATGCGGAACTCCTCAAACAGCAGGAAGAAATGAAAAAGATACAAGCCGAGTTGAATAAATTGAATAACCAGATGGAGGATTATAAAACCGCCCAGCAGAAACTTCTAAAAGCGGAATTAGAGAAAAATCAGAACGAACTCAAGGCAAAACTTGAAGCGGAATCGAAGAATAAAACCGAAGCGGAAAAAGAAGAACTTAAGAAGCAATACCAGATGGAGATAGCCGCTCAACAAAAGGCGATCGAACAGGCATCGAAACAGAAAGAACTGGATTATCAGAAGCAGCTTCAATCCGAGAAACAGAAATTACTGGATGCCGAGCAGAATAAGAAAGAAGCGCTTTCGTCCGCTCAAAATCAGTTGAATAAGGCGCAGAGCGATTTACAGACCCTGCAGGAAGAAAAAGCGAAAACCGCCGCCGTACTGAAGGAATTTGAGACTGCGAAGGAAGACCAGAAAAAAATCGATGCGTTCAACGATCAGGTGGCGATGCTTTTCCAGTCCGCGATAAGTTCATTCCAATCAACGAAATACGATATCGCGCGGCAGAACCTGAACGGGGTTCTCAAGCTCTATGATAATAAACCCGCGGGTGTCGGGATATCCAAAGCGCGTGAAAATGTGGATAAATTCCTGGTCAGCGCGATCGCGGATTACCTTGCATTAAAGGAAAGCAAGGCCGGCGAAACGCAGGCTCAGTATGCCGATATGATTATAGCATTGAAGGATTTACGCGATCTGGCGAAGGATTTGAACGGCGGAGCTTATGTCAATAAGGGGTCGGCGTTGAAAAGTAAGCTCGCTCAGTACCAGAATACTATCCCCGATGTTTACGCATTTGCCAACGCCTACGAACGTTACTTCGATACGGTTCAGAAGTCACAACCGTCGGCGCTCGATTTGAGCGTAGATCAGGCCAACGCGAATGCAACTCCTGTTTTTAACGCCGCGAAGAATCTATATAACGGAAAGTCTTATGACAGCGCGATTAAAAATTTCAAGACGGTGATTGCCGAATATCCGAATTCCAAATATACGAAAGAGGCATTGGGGTATATCGACCAGATTTATAAAGACCAGATCGACGCCGCGAACGGATCGGGAGTGAATTTGGATACGCTGAAAAGCGATCAGACGAAAAACTCCGGCGGTTCATATTCGGCTGCCAAGAAGTATGAAAAAGAGGGAGATTGGGCTAAGGCTCAGCAGTACTATACCCGTGTTATTACCGAGTATCCCTTATCGGCCTATGTCAATAAATCGGTTGAGGGATTACAGAACGCTACGTCCGAGATCGCTAAAAAAGACGCGCTTGAGAGTGGCGGGAATCTCGATAAAATTATCGCCGGCCAAAATCAAAGCGCACAGCCGCTGATCGCTAATGCGGATAAGCAGTTCAAGAGCGGCAAATATACCGACGCTCAAAAGGCTTATTCCGATCTCATTATTAATTACCCGTTATCGAAATATACCAGCGACAGTCTGGACGGTTTCCAGAAGTCGATCGAGAAAATAGAGCAGGGTAAGACCGCCGGGACGGTCGATTTAACCGAGATGAAGAAAGAGCAGAACAAGGATGCGAAGACATTATACGCCAAAGCGGCGGCGGAGGAGA
Above is a window of Brevinematales bacterium DNA encoding:
- a CDS encoding YjgP/YjgQ family permease, whose amino-acid sequence is RKFLVSLIGSMFLFVGIYELTQIFQNMKAFHQGADPGMLIQHYLYGVPYAILLLQPFSFLFASVYVVSSMANTRELIAIVSTGTSVRRVTFYIMMFTIAYYFITILVLEDLWIYPSYQQSIIMRTLIERKMDIKALDRLKDNNNFSIYGSNNLLYIVEYYNAVTKELKNITIVQYGLNETAAPEVYNLLNNPNLWLLTNKQAMDEQRDLLTKHDVKINLRIDAESALWNPADKKWVFANGTIRSKNSDNNLFIVEQFKQKVFDIVTDPPDFFERLWYPTQAMTKWENKKYIDNMKKSHQDAKKAEADYLMKFSYPLGLILVVLTGIGILNMSSRKISIVINIILSMGIFIVYYVFFAAGLALTGKGVLSPEVGAFGGSFIFILIGIVLYARVKT
- a CDS encoding tetratricopeptide repeat protein is translated as MKRMGLVFVMVLMAYGVTLAEDQVWLDRNSSIGAKAAYEFYKTKFQAKGAYVYAWKLARAAYFYAANFASGDVQKKKYFTEGKEAAEAAMALDPNGFEGFYQYAVCLGSWAEMLGVGEQLGSVDKIIKACEKAIKINPSSADGYMVMARVYHKAPGWPISCGDINKAAGFYEKALKIDAKNRTLYRFYAECLLDQGKKQEAKAIIEKGLALTFDPTDKITENQEIEKLKALLAKTK
- a CDS encoding tetratricopeptide repeat protein; the protein is MADNQTELKQQDVFSYIDRELKKDRKSFAERIVQKTKSNFLIVLMVNLIAVFIASVGFYTVYTIFSERAYNLVGSEKSIKGLQDVLFAEMQKKANAELLKQQEEMKKIQAELNKLNNQMEDYKTAQQKLLKAELEKNQNELKAKLEAESKNKTEAEKEELKKQYQMEIAAQQKAIEQASKQKELDYQKQLQSEKQKLLDAEQNKKEALSSAQNQLNKAQSDLQTLQEEKAKTAAVLKEFETAKEDQKKIDAFNDQVAMLFQSAISSFQSTKYDIARQNLNGVLKLYDNKPAGVGISKARENVDKFLVSAIADYLALKESKAGETQAQYADMIIALKDLRDLAKDLNGGAYVNKGSALKSKLAQYQNTIPDVYAFANAYERYFDTVQKSQPSALDLSVDQANANATPVFNAAKNLYNGKSYDSAIKNFKTVIAEYPNSKYTKEALGYIDQIYKDQIDAANGSGVNLDTLKSDQTKNSGGSYSAAKKYEKEGDWAKAQQYYTRVITEYPLSAYVNKSVEGLQNATSEIAKKDALESGGNLDKIIAGQNQSAQPLIANADKQFKSGKYTDAQKAYSDLIINYPLSKYTSDSLDGFQKSIEKIEQGKTAGTVDLTEMKKEQNKDAKTLYAKAAAEEKAGKLDSAKAKYMQVITDYPLSDYVEGGMTGYGNIVAKQEQGKTAGTVDLTEMKKTQNKDAKDLYAKASADEKGSKYGSAKEKYAQIITSYPLSDYVEGSVNGIERVVALEEKSKSSGAVDLTKIKSDQNAAAKSIFTQAGQSESSKNYTDAKSKYISIITAYPLSDYLKDSVDGLERVVLIEGAKSAGLSIAELKAQHNKSAKDEYAKAEDYLKKNDFVKAKQSLIAIMTQYPLSDYIDKSIEKLEFVVIQQNKETQQQNKVQEENYLEKAIGRVIDAVGNEIILDVYKGKSLTVGQLIFIYRKDEKGGIIYIGEASVSVVSPIMSKAKVVKKNEPIKVGDILYRK